The Dreissena polymorpha isolate Duluth1 chromosome 9, UMN_Dpol_1.0, whole genome shotgun sequence genome contains the following window.
TAAGCATCGTTGTTTATGATTGTAAGGGTGTGACAAATTCGTAAAAAAAGTAATGATATAGACCTTTATTTTgagtgttttaataaaaaaagtaatcaaCGAAATAAATATGTAAgtgtaatacatttataaaaacacaatgaCCTATATCGGGTCTACATAGTTGTGTTCTATTTAAGTATGTTATTAATTCGTACCGTACGTGACATGAAACTGTTTATCAAAGATGAGGCAATTGAAAGTCGTTTAACAATTTGTTTTGACTCTGTGTCAAATTTCCGTTAGGATTGTTGCTTACACATATGCCGATTTCACTTGTTATCGCATTTGCGCCTTAAGGTAATTATTTTATGAAGGCAGTTAAATATTCTCCATTAAATGAAGTTATCGTTTACTTAAGTGATTCACGTAACCCACCGACAGAGCTGGAATGATATTACTTCAGCTGATAGTCTTCCCATTACCAACCTACACATGCTAGCATTCGACATATCACAGGAAAttgtaaaagttaaaaataaaggGTACGTCAATATCATGATTTTGCCTTTAATTACTGTTCTTGCTTTGTTGACGTATTGGTTAATCTTAATATGTCTGCCTTGTATTTAAATGACATCCtgtagatggatggatggatggatggatggatggatggatggatggatggatggatagatggatagatggatagatggatagatggatagatagatagatagatagatagatagatagatagatagatagatagatagatagatagatagatagatagatagatagatagatagaaagatgaTAGGCAGATAGACATACAATATAAAACACGTTTCTTAACAAAACGTTTAGATTCGTGAAATGTTTTGCTCTTGCAAAGAAAATATCACTCCGTTCGAATATATTAACGATTTATTGTATGGtccatatattatatattatgcgTATTTATTCATACGAAAGTTTTAACACTTAGGAAAGGCGTCCGTTATTTATCCAAGTATTATACGGATTATAAATTAGAATCATTTTCTGTCGGgtgtgttttaatttgtgtagACTGTCAACCGTTACTTATTTTATGTATTGAAAATGCGTCggttataatattaatatacgttttcgtattttattaaaaaatgtgcatttaatacacgtatttaatttgttttgtatatttgtagGCGTTCGATGCGCAAgatttatatttaagtaaaaGTCTAATAAATTAACGCTTGGTCGAACGATATACACTTCAGCAACATGGCACggtcaatataaatataaatatttccttATTACAATATTACAAACGCAAAAAGCGTCAAAAACATTAACATAGATGAGaaacaaataacatgaaacatACCAAAACGAAAATCACTGTTTAAAGTTGCGGCCTACAGTTGCACGCCTTTATCAAAGAAATGTTCACAGTTCACGTAATCGGTTCTTGATGAGTTCATTTTCACAAGCGGCATACTGCCATTGAACGATCGTTGTGACATATTCCTGCGCAGCCGGAGCCCCAGCGGGTTGCGACAGCACGAGCAAGCTAGGGCACGAAACTGCCCTCGGAATTTTTTGCCCGTAGCGCAGTACAGAAAGAAATTGATGCTGTGATTCGTGTACATGAGCATTTCCGCGACGGTCATAAGTAGCCTCTGTCGAATTAAACCTTTGAGCGTATCTGTGTTGTCGACCAATGAGTTTCGAATAATCAAGATATTCATGGGCAAAACAGTAATAAGAAATGTAAACGAGACTGCGAGCAACATGCAGGTTATTCGTCTGCTCATCTCGCCGTGCTCGTGGGTCTGCGTTTTCACTGCGTATGTTCTTGATAACGTACATTGCTGACGTAAAACGAGTCTTGCGTTCTTAGCGTTAATCACAttcttaataattataatattaagcACGAATATTATCACAAACGGTGTAAATGAGTAAAAGGCTGCGTCCACCCATGGCCAAATGATTTCCACTAAATATGTGTAGCCCTCTATCGCTTTGCACTCTGGTGTCACcgttgtattttttaccgtataATGAAGATCCATGGACCACAAAAAATGCAGATTTAATAAGACAAATATAGAGATCACGCTCGTTATTCCAAGCTTTGCGTACTTCGAGTTACAAACACTGGGCGCTCTCAATGGCAAAGCGACCACTATAGTCCTTTCAACGGTGACGATGACAATGAGCCAAACGGACACATCGCTGCAAAAGAACCCAAGAAATgtaaccagcttgcacatcacACTGTTTAAGTCCTCGACGATTATTCCCAGTTGAACTAACCACACTCTTAGCAGGCCAACATAAAGTACCAGTATATCCATTATGGCCAGTACGCTGAGATACGTGTAGGTGGACGCTTTACGTGTGTTCTTGAACAGGATGTAAAAGGAAATGAGGTTTCCTATGGTCCCAACCGCCAAGAGGAGTGGCGCACCAAACACTTTGATTTGTTTCTGGATGAAAAACTCATCAAACATCAACAGATCTTTTTCTAACATGGCTTCAGCGTCGTGTGCTTCGGCGCCAGAAACAAAGCTATCGATATATTTAAGGTATTTAATGCACTTTATACGCGATATAAATTTGTACTACCTCTGTGCACAGATAATTCATATTCATCCACTTTAGAGCCGATATCTCGGATTTCGCCTTTAGTTAAGTTATGTCTTAAATTGATGTCAATTagtttaaatcaaaattattgttgtcaatatgaattaaaatagTCGTTTTAAAGTATAACATTCATACAacctttttaaaatgtaaatgcaaACACTTATACCAACGTTACAAGAAAACAAATCCCTTTTCGTTGGACTACGTTTTAGTGGATTTCGGAAACTCCATGGACTGAAACAAAAgcgtattatattattatattgatttaaattaaattaatgatattatattatattatattatattatattatattatattatattatattatattatattatattatattatattatatacgaTAAATCACCAGTACTCACAttgtaaattcattttttaacGGTTTATCCATACAGCCATCACATTATCCGTACAAAGAGGCATTTGAAACGCTATAGAGCTGTGTTTTTATACCAAGCGAGATGGCGCTCATGTGTAACCCAGATCAGGATTGGTTATCGATGCCTGTCAAAAGGCGCTCTTCGCTTCACCAGTCAGTGGATAGCTATGCTATTCCGATGTTTGAAGAAAATGGAAATTCGAATAGGACTAAGTTGAATAAAATCGCCAGCTTACTTGACGGTCCAGAGTCCATAATACAGAAGATTCAGCTCATCACATGCACGTAAAGTGTGTATAAATCTCTTGCGCTATATATCAATAGTTACTCACGTTTGCTTGAAGCCCTGTCTTCATCCTCCACAACGAATATCGTCCAAAACAGTAAGTGTGTCCTTAATCGCAGAAGACATCAGTTTTTGTAAGCGACAATACTTATTACAATATGTATTTTAACAGTGAAAGAATATACGTGAGACATACTTGTATTTCAGAAGAGACTTTCATGGATGACAAATGGACTAATTGTGCCACAGTTTATGTATTCATCATTTCTCAGCAGTGTTCTCTCTGAAGACCGTCATCAATTACGCTTATTAAGGCCAACTTATTGACAAAAGCAAAAGGTTCACTCAATTTCGTTGTGTTGCTCATAACAATCGCCTATTTAATTGCTTTTTACAATATGTTTGACAAATTTTCCAAATGTTGAAGTTGTATTGATTGTTCTTGTTGATTATAATGATCATGACGTTATTTGTCCACGTTTATTTCCGCTTATTGCAAAATAAATACTCTGGGTCAGAATGGTTTTAATTCTTCTCAGCCCCAGTCGCTAGCATTCGTGCTTGTAAGTCCTCAGGCGAAAAAATCATTGTGTAAGCTGTATGTTATATAATGCACAGGCAGTCAAAGTTAAGCTTTTAAATAAACCAAACCGCAAGCACAGAATGATTCTTCCACATCACATAAATATTCAGATTGATCCAACGGACTGTAGCAAGTTTTTAAAAGGTGTGTGTACGCGTTCGAAAAAAACATTCTACGTCATTTGATACAAGTTACAAGTTAAATTTTGGAATACTTCTCCTTGCATGGTTGTATACTAAAGAAATCTTCCAAATGCGATGACATACAT
Protein-coding sequences here:
- the LOC127846189 gene encoding probable G-protein coupled receptor 139; this translates as MLEKDLLMFDEFFIQKQIKVFGAPLLLAVGTIGNLISFYILFKNTRKASTYTYLSVLAIMDILVLYVGLLRVWLVQLGIIVEDLNSVMCKLVTFLGFFCSDVSVWLIVIVTVERTIVVALPLRAPSVCNSKYAKLGITSVISIFVLLNLHFLWSMDLHYTVKNTTVTPECKAIEGYTYLVEIIWPWVDAAFYSFTPFVIIFVLNIIIIKNVINAKNARLVLRQQCTLSRTYAVKTQTHEHGEMSRRITCMLLAVSFTFLITVLPMNILIIRNSLVDNTDTLKGLIRQRLLMTVAEMLMYTNHSINFFLYCATGKKFRGQFRALACSCCRNPLGLRLRRNMSQRSFNGSMPLVKMNSSRTDYVNCEHFFDKGVQL